CAGACTTTTGACAGCGACACTTCCAACACTGTATTAATCTCCTATTCCGGTAGTCTGCCGGGGGCAATATGGACAAGTAACAGCGGATATGCAAAGCATCCGGAGGCGCAACTGATCTGGAAAACAAAAAGAGAATTTATCAATGTCATACCTTATCAGTTTACGGTTACTGTCAGCGATAATCATTGCCCTTCACATGGCATTGTTTCAACCGACTTCTATGTGCTTGTAAATGAAACAGGTGCGATGCCGGATATCCCTGCCATGTTTACCATCGAAAAATCTGAAGACAAAATATTCATTCATTTTAATCCTTCTTCACAAGATGATTATACGCTACTGATTACTGATGTTTGTGGTAAATTACTGTATTACAATAACTCCTGTCGTCATTCAGAATCAATTGACTTAAGTAAACTGCCCTCAGGGATATACTTTCTCCGCATAAACAGTAATTATATGTTGAAAGAGAAAAAGGTATATAAATTTTTCAGAAAATGAGGCAACAGGTCAATCAGTGTTTTTTAGCCCTGTAAAAATTAATGGGATAACCGGCATCTGCCGTACCTTTCAGAATGGCATCCAGCTTTTTGCGGATGAGCCGTTTTCTGAGAGGGGAAATCAGGTCAATAAATAAAACACCCAGCAGATGATCATATTCATGCTGAATCACTCTTCCGTTGATTCCGGTAAAAGTTTCCGTTTGCTCTTTAAAATTTTCATCCAGATACCTGATGGTAACTGTATCAAGCCGCTCAACGTCTTCCCTGATTCCCGGGAGGCTCAGGCATCCTTCTTCATATTTCCACAACTTTCCGCTTTCTTCAAGGATTTCGGGATTGATAAAAACGAGTTTTTTCCCTTCAGGGTAGTTGTCAACACGGGTAGTATCGATAATAAATAAATTGATACTCAGTCCGATCTGGGGAGCAGCAAGCCCGACCCCACTGGCTGAATACATGGTTTCAAACATATCAGCTATCAATACGTCAAGTCCCGGATAATCCGGATTAATGTCTTCACTTTGCTGTCGCAATCTGGGATCGCCATACGCTGTAATTCTTCTGATCATCTGTTATGGATTTCGAGATAAGATTGTAAAATGATGGTTGCACTGACTTTGTCCACCAGCTCCTTTTCCCTTCTCTTCATTTTTTTCAGGCCACTTTCGATAATTACCCTGGAGGCCATCCGTGAAGTTAAACGCTCATCAATTGTAACTATATGAATATCAGGGAATTTATTTTGAAAAAGTTTGATGAATTTTTTCACAGCCGGAGTGGCATCTGTCTCATTTCCGGATAAATCGACCGGATATCCTATCACAACTTTTTCAACTTCTTCATTTCTAAGGTAATCTTCCAAAAATGAAAGGAGGCCGGTTGTTTCAACTGTGGTCAGTGAAGTGGCAATAAGCTGTAACTTGTCGGTAACTGCAATACCAACCCGTTTCAAACCATAATCTATTGCCAGAATTCTTGCCATGATTTTTAAAGTTGACTTAATTCACAAATATTATGCAATTATTTTTCAGTACTTTAGCTTTGGATTCCTACTTTTGTCAAAAAATCAGGTGTTTAAAATCAGGGAGATACATATTGAAAATTATAAAAACTTATCGTCTGTCCACCTGAATTTTTCTTCCCGATTTATTTGTTTTACAGGAGAAAACGGAGCCGGAAAAACCAATATGCTCGATACCATTTACTACACTTCGATGGGAAAAAGTTATTTTTCCGGTAATGATGTAAGGAACATTCAGGAAGGCAAGCTTTACTTCAACCTCAGGCAGGTCAATGACATCAACGGAGAGATTACGGAAGTTTTCGTAGCCCTTGCAAACGGAAGTAAAAAAAGGATCAGAGCCAATCAAAAAGATTATGAAAAAATCTCAGACCACATCGGGCGTTTTCCTTTGGTTATGGTTACACCTTACGACATTGAGCTGATCGACAATGGCAGTACAGAAAGAAGAAAATTTCTTGATCGCCTGATTTCTCAAACAGACCAGAATTATCTCAATCTGATACTTCAGTATAACCGTGCACTTCAGCAGCGTAATGCCCTGCTTCGCTGGATGAATGAAAAAGGCAGCCGGAATGTAAAGCTGCTTCAGGCTTACAATCAGGTAATAATAAAAACATCCAGTCCCATTTTCCTGATCCGTAAGCAATATATTGAAGATTTGAACGAGCTGGCTTCTGAATTTTATGCTGGCATTGGGAATAAAAAGGAAGAAATCAGTCTTTCCTATGTTTCTGTTTTAAATGAAAAATCAGCTGAAAATATTCTGACAGAAATGGAAGAAGATGATATCTCAGCCGGCAGGACAATTACCGGAATACACCGGGACGACATCAACATACGCCTGAATGGTAAAGAAGCAAC
The genomic region above belongs to Sphingobacteriales bacterium and contains:
- the def gene encoding peptide deformylase; the protein is MIRRITAYGDPRLRQQSEDINPDYPGLDVLIADMFETMYSASGVGLAAPQIGLSINLFIIDTTRVDNYPEGKKLVFINPEILEESGKLWKYEEGCLSLPGIREDVERLDTVTIRYLDENFKEQTETFTGINGRVIQHEYDHLLGVLFIDLISPLRKRLIRKKLDAILKGTADAGYPINFYRAKKH
- a CDS encoding DNA replication/repair protein RecF, whose translation is MFKIREIHIENYKNLSSVHLNFSSRFICFTGENGAGKTNMLDTIYYTSMGKSYFSGNDVRNIQEGKLYFNLRQVNDINGEITEVFVALANGSKKRIRANQKDYEKISDHIGRFPLVMVTPYDIELIDNGSTERRKFLDRLISQTDQNYLNLILQYNRALQQRNALLRWMNEKGSRNVKLLQAYNQVIIKTSSPIFLIRKQYIEDLNELASEFYAGIGNKKEEISLSYVSVLNEKSAENILTEMEEDDISAGRTITGIHRDDINIRLNGKEATSFASQGQKKSILLAVKLAEYILIKNHKNFRPVLLLDDLMDKLDEKRFQNLLHLITNDDFGQVFITDTSYERMKNMLDAVTADYSFFEVNEGNIQLKTIFETS
- the ruvX gene encoding Holliday junction resolvase RuvX, whose translation is MARILAIDYGLKRVGIAVTDKLQLIATSLTTVETTGLLSFLEDYLRNEEVEKVVIGYPVDLSGNETDATPAVKKFIKLFQNKFPDIHIVTIDERLTSRMASRVIIESGLKKMKRREKELVDKVSATIILQSYLEIHNR